Below is a window of Undibacterium sp. YM2 DNA.
TTTGGATAAGATCATGCACTCACTTGCTCAGACAAATACCATCATTGGTATGCCCCTGGATGTTCCGCGCCAGAATAAGGCGGATGCTTTCAGGCGGCAGCCACCAGTTTATCCCTGGCCGAACAAGCAGATTCCAGGCTTCAAGGTCAAGCTGGTGAATTCCAGAAATGACCGTGAAACCATCAACATGCTGGTCAATGAACGGTTTTCCTCGCGTGGTTATGCCCACCCTGAAGCGAGCAAAACCGGAAATATCCTCAGCCTGCAGGCGACCATAGAAAACCGTGTGGTTGGTACGCTCAGTGTGCAATTTGATGCCGGCGAAGGCCTGCCGCTCGACAAACTGTACCAGTTTGAACTTGATAGCTTGCGCAGGAGAGGTGCAAAGCTATGCCAGTTCACCAAACTGGCGATAGAAAAAGAAGTCAAATCCCGCAGTGTGCTCGCCTCCTTGTTCCACCTGGCCGAGATTTGGGCATTGCGGGTGCGTCAATACAACTATATCTGTATAGAGGTTAATCCCAGGCATGTGGCCTTCTATCAGCGCATGCTGAAATTTACTGTCCTGAGTGATGTCAGGGATAACCAGCAGGTGCAGGCACCATCTGTCTTGCTGGGCATCGATTTGCATTATGTCGCCAGGATGATAGAGATTTTTGGTGGTAAACCAGAGCTGGCTGATACTGAACGTTCTTTTTATCCTTACCTGTTTTCCCCTGAAGAGGAAGCCCGTCTGGCTGCCCGCATGCAGGGCATGAGTGAGCAATACGAATGAAACCACTACTAGTGCATCCTGCTCAGCCGGGCCCATCTTTTGATTACGACCAGGCTTTTTCCCGTAATCTGGGCTGGTTTACCGAGGCAGAGCAGGCACAACTGCGTGGCAAGAAGGCAGCCATCGCTGGCATGGGTGGAGTAGGTGGTGCGCATTTACTGACACTGGCCAGACTGGGCATAGGTGCTTTCCATATTGCAGACTTTGACCAGTTTGATTTGCCGAACATGAACCGCCAGGCTGGTGCCATGCAATCCACCCTCGGTAGAGACAAGGCGCAAGTCATGCAGGCCATGGCCAGGGATATCAATCCTGAGCTGCAGATAGAAGTTTTTGCCCAGGGTATAGGGCCAGCCAATATGGATGCCTTTCTGGATGGTGTCGATATCTATATCGACAGCCTGGACTTTTTTGCCTTCGATACCCGCCGCGCCGTGTTTGCTGCCTGCTATCGCAAAGGCATACCTGCTGTCACCGCTGCCCCCTTGGGCATGGGGACTGCCGTATTGTCCTTCATGCCTGGCAAAATGAGTTTTGATGATTATTTCCAGATGCAGGGGCAATCAGAATTTGAGCAAGGCATACGCTTTTTAATCGGGCTGGCGCCGGCACGTCTGCATGGCTCTTACTTGGTTGATCCCAGTCGGGTGCGGCTGGATTTGAAAAAAGGCCCGTCAACGGTCATGGCCTGTCAGTTGTGTGCAGGTGTGGCGGCAACGGAAGCTGCAAAAATCCTGCTGGGACGCGGCAAGGTGGTTTGTGCGCCGCGCGGCATCCATTACGACGCTTACCGGCAAGAATTGAAGAAAACCTGGCTGCCCGGTGGCAACCGCAACCCCTTGCAAAAAATCAAGCTGGCGATTGCCAGACGCATGTTGGGGCAGAAACTGGCAACTGCAGAAAAACAGCATGAGCCCGCTTGAATACATATTGGACAAGGCGCGCTGGGCACCCAGTGGTGATAATGTACAGAACTGGCGCTTTGAAGTCGTTTCAGAAGATGTCTTCATCATCCGTGCCTTTGATACCCGCGACACAGTGGTCTATGATTTTGATGGCCGCCCCAGCCAGATCGCCCTCGGTGCTCTGCTGGAAAATATCAGCCTGGCAGCCAGCCATCAGCATCGCCAGGCAGAATTTCTGCGCCTGGATAGTCAGGACAAATCTGGCAATAGCGATGCCATTGCCTACCAGGTCAGGCTTCTGCCTCTGGATATTTGCAGTCCCCATCCCCTGGTGGAGATGATAGAAAAAAGAAGCGTGCAAAGACGTGCGCTGTCCACAAGGGGTTTGCGGCCCGAACATCAACTGGCGCTGGAACAGGCAGCCGGAGACAATTTCAGCATACGCTGGTTTGGTGGCTGGCAACAACGCTGGCAAATGGCGAAATTGTTGTGGCGCAATGCCCAAATACGCCTGACCATGCCAGAAGCCTTTCCCGTGCATAAAAAAGCCATAGACTGGGGCAAGCAATTCAGTACAGACCGTATACCAGACCAGGCCATAGGCATGGATAAGCTGGGTTTGCTAATCATGCGCTGGGCCATGCATAGCTGGCAACGCGTTAGCTGGATGAACCGCTATATGGCAGGTACCTGGTTGCCACGTTTGCAGCTGGATCTGGTGCCCGCATTGTTTTGCGCTGCGCATTTCATGATCGTGGCAAAGAAAGAACCACAAACCGCTGAAGACTTCGTCGCTGCAGGCCGCAGCCTGCAACGCTTATGGCTGACTGCCACACAACTGGGTATACAATTGCAGCCAGAAATGACGCCACTGATCTTTAGCTGGTATGTCAATGCGGGGCGGCCTTGCAGTGCTGAAGCAGGCATACAGAAACAGGTGCAGGCATTGCATCAAGATCTTGCAGCGCGCTGCTACCCGGGAGCTTTGGAAAATACCTGCTTTATGGGGAGAGTGGGTTACGGCAAACCAGCGCAAGCACGTTCTTTAAGATTGAAGCTGCAGGATATTTGCCTGCAAGCCAATAATGGAGAAAATGAACAAGGTGACTACCCCATAGTTTGCCAGCATACTGCCACGTAACACATAGCCTCATGATCATTTCCTCAAGAGGGGAAATGCGATTAAGATGTCTTGGGACGCCGGGCAAGGCCCAAGCTGTAAAAAATTCTCCCTGTATGGCAGCACCAATGACTTACTTGTCCATCTTACTGCGCACTTTATGACAAAGTGCGCATCATACATATGGATGAACAATCGCTAGCTTATCGCTACAGCACCGTTGCCGGGTCGGCATCTGGAACGGGCGGTAGTAGCCGCAGGTATTCTTTGCGGACGACTTCATAGCATTCACAGACACGAGCTTCCATTGCCGCTCTGTCAATGATCTTGATATGACCGCGTCTGCTGGCAATTAATCCGTCCTTTTGCAATTGGCCTATTGTTTGCGTAACGCTTTCGCGCCGCACGCCTAATAAATTGGAAATCATTTCCTGGGTGATCACGATATCTTCAGAATGCAATCTGTCCATACTCATCAGGAGCCAGCGGCACAATTGCTGATCGAGTAAATGATGCTGGTTGCACACCGCTGTTTGTGAGGTCTGGCAAATCAGCGCCTGAGTGTATAGAAGAGCATATTGCTGCAACTTGCCGCCCAGGGAAAATTCTCTTTTCATGACTTTTCTGCTGAGTTTGTATGCCTTGCCTGTGCTTTGCACCTCCGTGCTGGATGGCATGCTATCCCCACCCATGAAGATGGAAATGCCCACCATGCCTTCATTTCCGACCAGGGCAACTTCGCTCGACGAACCATCTTCCAGTGCATAGATCAACGAGACGATGCCGGATATGGGGAAATACAGGTAGCGTACATGGTCACCTGATTCCAGCATAGTCCACTTCAATGGAAGAGGAACTAGTTCCAGATCAGGCAGGATACGCTCGAAATCTGCCTTGGGTAGCGCAGCTAATATGCTGTTCTGTTTTGGATTTTCAGACCAGACAGCTTTGCTTGTTTTTTTCATATGTTTTTTGAGGTCGCTTGCTTGTTCTACCGCAGGCTTGGGCAGGCTGTAACATCAAAGCAGTTTACATGGTTTCGCCCGCAGTCTGTGGGTCATTTGGTTTGTGCAAGCGGAAACAACAATAAAGACTATCATCCTGATTTCACAGCTAATAGTCTCCTCCAGTATTGGCAGTATGTACACAGAAAAAGTGACTACCAGAATAAGCTATCCCCTGATATCAAGCGATATCAGGGGAAATCCATTATGTCTTGGCAGTCTTGTTTTTCTCGGTTTTTCTTTGCAATACAAAAATAGGCTGCGCCCATTCCGTATCTTTTTTCTTCTTGCTGGTGATCAGTGTCAGTTCAGAAGGATCATACACATCCGTGTTATGCGTCAGCGGTGTCGTCATCAGGTACTGAGCATCTGTGTTCTTCAGAAACTCACCCACCAGCTGGATATTGCGTATATCCAGATGGGCGAAAGGTTCATCGATGAAGACAAAGCCGCCGGAACCATCGTCAGATTTCAGCAAGCCTATCAGCAAGATCAGTGACTTCATGACTTGCTGGCCGCCGGATGCTTCGCCGTCGTTCATGCCTATCGGGCCTTTGCCGTCAAACTTGAAACGTACATGCAAGCCAGCCTGGGCCAGTTGTATGTCGTCATTTTCGAGTTTGACCGGATCGGTATGCACTTCTATGCCTGCCAGCTCGCCCAGTTGCTTGATGTTCTTGCTGTAGGACTTGATCGTGAAGCGCAGCCTGTCCATATAGGCGGCGCGGGCATTCACGGTGGCTTCTATCGCGCGGTTATTTTGGTAGCGACGTTCATCAGTCTCAGCCTGGCGGCCTTGCAGCAGGGCGTTCAGGCGGGTGTATTGATCGACGACGGTGGAGTCAGTTTCCCAGTCATCGCGCGCAAGGTTATTCGTCAGGCTGCGTATGCGCAATTCTATCTGGTGGACGTTTTCATGCTCTGCCACCAGTTCCTTGCGGTGCGAGGCACGCTTCCAGTTATGTGGAAGGGTATGCCAGGTGTCGCGCATGGCGCGCAGGGTTTCGAATTGTTCCTTGCGTTCATCGGCATGTCGCTTTTCTGATGTGCGTAATTGTGCTTCGGCATCGGCAATCGCTGCCTTGGCCTGTTCCCATTTAAGGTGAGCAACCGAACGTTGCTCCGTAGCGGCTTTCAGCAAAGGCGCAATTTCACCGAGGCGGCCGCCGACTTCCATACGCTGCTGTTTCAGTGGCTGGGTATTGCGGGTTGCTTCTTCAAATTCGGCATGACGGGCACTCAGTTCTTTTGCTGCATCGACACCTGCCAGACGCGCTTTGAAGGCACTGATTTCACCAGCCAGTTTGCTGATCTGCATGGTCAGCACATCTTCTTGTGATTGCAGGCGTGGTAAAGACTTCAGCAGGGCTTCAAGACGCTGGGTGCGGCCCGCATTACCAAAGCGATAGCGTGACACTTCAACGAACAGTGAGCGGCCACCGCGACGTTCGAAATGGTAAGCGTCGGGGGTAATCCACTCCTGGTTTTTCGGCAGCTTCATGCCCAGCTCGATTGAACCTACCGTGTCTATGCGTTGCAACTGTTCTATCAGCCAGGCAGGAGCCTGACCAGTGAAGTTGACGACAGACAGCAGACTCTGGTCCTTGACCACAGGCGCACTGATACGGTCAGGCACGATGAAGTGACTATAGCGCTGCTTCTCACCTATGCGGTAAGCGGCAGAGGCGTCAGTCGCCTTGTCCAGCAAAATCACTGAAGTATAACCGCGCAATACACCTTCGACTGCAGCCTGCCATTTAGGATCAGTGACTTCGACGATCTCCGGCAACATGCAATGCGGGATATTCGCATCCGTCAGCGCCCGGCGCATCTGGCGCACATTCTCAGGGTCAGGCAGGGCAGACTTGCCTTGCAAGGCGGCGATGGTTTCCATTTCGCCAGCGATGCGCTGGGTCAGGGCATCACGTTCGAGTTTCTGGCGCGACAGTTCGGCTTCTTTTTTCTCCAGATCGTCAGCGATATTGGCGACATCGGCGTCTGCTTCAGCAGCCAGTTTTTGCAAACGGGCTTTTTGTTCCAGCAGGCTTTCTTGTGGCTTCAGTTTGCTGTTGATTTGCCCCAGTTTTTCTCGCAGCGACGACTCTTCTGCTTCCAGTGCAGCTTCTGCCTGCTTGGCATCTGAGACTTGCTGTGCCTGTTGTGCCAGGTGCTGGCGGCGGTCAGACAGGGCCAGGTCTTGCGTCTTTAAAAAGCGCTTGCTGGCACGTAGTGCCTGGCTGGTGGTGCCTGCTTTTTCCAGGGCTTCATGGTATTGCAGGGTAGGTAGTATCTCTTCCTGCAGATCGCGTTTCTCTTTGCTCAAACTTTCATACTGGTGGTAATTGGCAACCCGCAGGCGCAAGCCTTCGAGATTGGTTTTTGCACCTTCCAGCTCGGTTTCAAAGCGCTGCAACTCGGTTTCTGTATCACGCTGATGGCGCTTCGCATCATCGTATGCATCCAGTACTTCCTTGTCGCCAAAGACCTGGAACACCAGGTCCAGCAACTGGCGTGGTGCGTATTCACATAGTTTGTCGGTTTCACCCTGTTCCAGTGCCAATACCTTGCCCATGGCATTCGACAAGCCAGCATGTGCCAGACGCTTGCGATAGCTTTCCACGCCCAGCCAGTCATTGGCTTCCTGTATTTCTTCTATCTCGGTCTTGCCACTACGCATCAGGTATTGGCGCTTCCAGTCACCGCCATTTTTTTCTATCTTGCAAAACAGTGTGACCTCATCTTCATACAGGCCAGACATGCGGAAAGGCCGGTTGGATATCTGCGGACCCACCGCGCTGTTATCAACCACCGCACGTATCCATGCCGTTTGCTGGCCTGAGTGACGGGCGTAATGTTTGTAGGATCGCCCCATGGAACATTCCAGACCAAACAGGGTGCGCAAGGCATCGAGCAGCGTGGTTTTACCCGAGCCATTTTGCCCGGCGATAGTAATGATCTTGGCATCGAGAGGGATGTTCTTGATGCGTTGCCAATAATCCCAATGGACAAGTTCCAGCGATTTGATATGAAACATGGTGCTTATTCTTTTTCGGTATTGGTGTCGGTATTGGTGCCAGGACCGGCGTCCTTATCAGCGTTTGCACTTGCCTCGAAGTTGGCAACGGGTGTGACCACGCTTGCTACAGCCGGTTCAGTGACAGAGACAGTTTCAGCCTCTGCTTTTTGGGCCGCAACGGGTGTGATGATGGCAGGTGTCCTTGGTACCGGGATCTGGAAAATATCCGACAGCGCGCCGTTGATGATGCGGTCTTTCAGGGTATCGGTATCCATGAGTAAATCCAGCAGTGGGCCTTCCAAAATCAGGTCTGCCTTGCGTTCGATAAAACCTACGCGCGCCAGCTGGCCCAGGTTCATGTCCATGCGGGTTTTCTTGCCCAGCTTCTCGCCAAAGTCTGCCAGCAGGGCGCGGTAAGAGATGCCTATCGAGGTATCTTCTGCACGAGGCATGGGCTTGTCTTTGCCAAACATATCATTCTGGTCTTCTTCTGCCAGTTGATGGGCTTCCTGCCGTTCCCGTTTCGGCAAAATGATTAGTGACCACAAGACCACTAACAGGGCCACACCGTCGCGCGCCAGGCCAAAATTATTGTTTTGCCATGTCTCCTTCGTGCCAAATACCTTGGATTCGCTATCGCGTGTCAAAGCCAGGGTCACATAGTCGGCATACACGTTATCGACAAACTTCATGCCGCAGGCTTTCAGACGGGCGTCTATCTCGGTGCGAAATAATTCATCCGACAAGGCGCGCTTGACCAGCTTGTCTTCACGGCGCAGGGTCTGGTGCGCCAGCAAGCGGGCGATCAGGATTTGTGCATCTTCAGTCATGGTGTTTCTCTTGTCTGTACAGGTGGTGCAGATGGTACTGATTGTTCAGCAGGTGCAGTTGACTTCGCTTTGCGAGTCGCCTGGGCAGTAACTGCAGCATCGGGCGCGCTCAGGCTGGCGATAGACATGGCCGCAACGTGTTCATCATGCACCTTTTGCATTTTGTCTTTGGAATTGAAAACCAGCGGCAGGCGCGCCAATACGCCAGTGGCGCCCTGTAAGGCGGATTCATTGGCATCGCCCAGCAAAGGCAGCATGGACGCGCGGTAGGATGCAATCGAAAAATTCGACGGCAATAAAAGATCCTGTAATGAGATGGGCTTTTCCGAGGCATCAGCCTCAGTCAGCAAGGCCAGCCAGTGATCGAGTTCATGCAGGGCATCGCTGTCATCATTGGCAATCGATGGTGCATTTTCACCGGCAGGCAAGGCACCCACAAGCGCAGAGACGCGGTGGCTCAGCAGTTCACTCTCGGCCACGTCTATCATTTCTGACGGCGTAATGAACATCGGTGTCACCGGTTTTGCCAGTGCATCGTCAGCCAGTGCCGCCAGGTCGTCTTTTTGCAATAGCCAGGTTTTGATGTCGGTGGTCGATAAGCCAGACTGGCCCAGATGCACGCGCTGGCGCTCAATCTGGTTCAGCGCGCGGGAGAACATGCCCTGCATGTTCAGCAGGGCACTCTGGGCACGCCCTATCGCCTGCGCTGCTCTGTGTGTTGCTGCATCGGCACGGCTGTCATTGGTGATCGCATGAATAATTTGCGAACCTTTTTCCACCCAGTCACAGGCGGTATGCCATTTTTGCTGGGCTGTGCGTAACTGGAACTCTGAACCGGAGGCTATCGCATCCGAGAATTCTTCGGTCAGCTCTATCAGGCGTCCCAGCAAATGATGCAATTGCTCTACCGAGACTCCGCCCACGGCCTGGGCACCAGCAACCTGGGTGAGCATATAGCTCATCTCAGCCTGGTCATTGTTTTCTTCAACTTGCAGCAAGGATTCGATTGCGGCCAGCACATTACGTGCCGTTGGTGCAATACGGTAGACCGACTGGCTGGCATCCCAGATCAGCAAGCCGGTAGAGCGCAGGCGTGACAATACCGTCTCCAGAGCATCTGCTTCGAGATAACCGAGTTTGGCATTGATGTCGGCACGGCTCAGTGAAGGTGTTTCCACATCCGCTGCCAGTTCCCGCAAAACCAGCAGGCGCAGCAATACGCCGTTGAAACCGCCATGAAACAAGGCCGTAAAAGCCTGTAATACAGGCTGGGCGCGCTTCAGGGGGAATACAGCGGAAACGTCTTCGGGAGTAATACCAGGCTTGAAATAGGTCTGCAGAGCGAGATCGTCTTCGTTCTGAACCTCAGCGTCATGACTTATATTTTGCATGCGGGCATTTTAACCGCTTGCAGCCTGCTTGAGTATTGTCAGGATTTTAATTTTTGACAGTGTGCATCAAGAAAATGCTGTCGGACATAGTGCCAAAAATCCAGTTTCTTAATGCGAATACAAGTTTTGCTGCAATGGTTTATAAAATATGCCAGATATTGAGTTTTGTTGTGTTTTTAAAATTAGTGCAGGCGCGACCTGTCATAGCGGTGTTCTATGATTTGCAGTAACAGCACTTCACGGTCTGTTTCATTGGCATGCAACAGACGTGTCACCGCTTTGCGCGGTACCTTGAAGTAACGGCGGCGGTTTGAGCGCATATCCAGTGTACGCCAGCCTTTTTCGGTCAGCCATTCCCATTGCTCATAGTCAATAGGCACGATTAATTGCATCTTCAGGCGCTTGTAGACGACGGTGCTGCCAAATGCCGGCTTGGGGCCTGGCGGTGGCAGTTCGCGGTCATGGCGTACTCTGAAGATAGTCCTGAAACCGTTTTTGATAACGTCAATTAACATGATGTACTTATTGAAATAGCAAGAAAAATATGTGCCAGCAGGATTTGGCAATTAAATTCTGGTATCCACCATCTCTACCGGATGTCTGAGGATATTAAACCGACTCTCCACTGTGTCTGGAAGTGGAAGCAGACAGTACCAAAATTGAGGAAATATTTTAGTCGTATACCAAGTATTTCCTTTCATATTCTCGTGTAAGTTTTTGTAATCTTTCAATTGCTCCGTTACATTAATTCACATTTGACCAGGTTTCGATTAATGTATTTTTGATCATCACTCCAGGCGCGTGACAAACTGATGTGTGCCCTTAGCGCGAGGCGTGTGCGTAGATCGTGAGTAAATAGTTCATAAATGTAAGAAAATGGCCCGGATACAGACTAAGCTTGTATGTAAACAAGGAGAAAGATATGAGTACGACATCCACTGAATTTGCCACCCTGGGCGGCGGTTGTTTTTGGTGTACTGAAGCGGTATTCCAGCAAATTCGCGGAGTATTGAAAGTAGAGTCCGGCTATTCTGGCGGGGCAGTGCATCAGCCTACTTATGAACAAATCTGTACCGGC
It encodes the following:
- a CDS encoding Crp/Fnr family transcriptional regulator, which encodes MKKTSKAVWSENPKQNSILAALPKADFERILPDLELVPLPLKWTMLESGDHVRYLYFPISGIVSLIYALEDGSSSEVALVGNEGMVGISIFMGGDSMPSSTEVQSTGKAYKLSRKVMKREFSLGGKLQQYALLYTQALICQTSQTAVCNQHHLLDQQLCRWLLMSMDRLHSEDIVITQEMISNLLGVRRESVTQTIGQLQKDGLIASRRGHIKIIDRAAMEARVCECYEVVRKEYLRLLPPVPDADPATVL
- a CDS encoding ThiF family adenylyltransferase, with protein sequence MKPLLVHPAQPGPSFDYDQAFSRNLGWFTEAEQAQLRGKKAAIAGMGGVGGAHLLTLARLGIGAFHIADFDQFDLPNMNRQAGAMQSTLGRDKAQVMQAMARDINPELQIEVFAQGIGPANMDAFLDGVDIYIDSLDFFAFDTRRAVFAACYRKGIPAVTAAPLGMGTAVLSFMPGKMSFDDYFQMQGQSEFEQGIRFLIGLAPARLHGSYLVDPSRVRLDLKKGPSTVMACQLCAGVAATEAAKILLGRGKVVCAPRGIHYDAYRQELKKTWLPGGNRNPLQKIKLAIARRMLGQKLATAEKQHEPA
- a CDS encoding nitroreductase family protein: MSPLEYILDKARWAPSGDNVQNWRFEVVSEDVFIIRAFDTRDTVVYDFDGRPSQIALGALLENISLAASHQHRQAEFLRLDSQDKSGNSDAIAYQVRLLPLDICSPHPLVEMIEKRSVQRRALSTRGLRPEHQLALEQAAGDNFSIRWFGGWQQRWQMAKLLWRNAQIRLTMPEAFPVHKKAIDWGKQFSTDRIPDQAIGMDKLGLLIMRWAMHSWQRVSWMNRYMAGTWLPRLQLDLVPALFCAAHFMIVAKKEPQTAEDFVAAGRSLQRLWLTATQLGIQLQPEMTPLIFSWYVNAGRPCSAEAGIQKQVQALHQDLAARCYPGALENTCFMGRVGYGKPAQARSLRLKLQDICLQANNGENEQGDYPIVCQHTAT
- a CDS encoding ATP-binding protein; translation: MFHIKSLELVHWDYWQRIKNIPLDAKIITIAGQNGSGKTTLLDALRTLFGLECSMGRSYKHYARHSGQQTAWIRAVVDNSAVGPQISNRPFRMSGLYEDEVTLFCKIEKNGGDWKRQYLMRSGKTEIEEIQEANDWLGVESYRKRLAHAGLSNAMGKVLALEQGETDKLCEYAPRQLLDLVFQVFGDKEVLDAYDDAKRHQRDTETELQRFETELEGAKTNLEGLRLRVANYHQYESLSKEKRDLQEEILPTLQYHEALEKAGTTSQALRASKRFLKTQDLALSDRRQHLAQQAQQVSDAKQAEAALEAEESSLREKLGQINSKLKPQESLLEQKARLQKLAAEADADVANIADDLEKKEAELSRQKLERDALTQRIAGEMETIAALQGKSALPDPENVRQMRRALTDANIPHCMLPEIVEVTDPKWQAAVEGVLRGYTSVILLDKATDASAAYRIGEKQRYSHFIVPDRISAPVVKDQSLLSVVNFTGQAPAWLIEQLQRIDTVGSIELGMKLPKNQEWITPDAYHFERRGGRSLFVEVSRYRFGNAGRTQRLEALLKSLPRLQSQEDVLTMQISKLAGEISAFKARLAGVDAAKELSARHAEFEEATRNTQPLKQQRMEVGGRLGEIAPLLKAATEQRSVAHLKWEQAKAAIADAEAQLRTSEKRHADERKEQFETLRAMRDTWHTLPHNWKRASHRKELVAEHENVHQIELRIRSLTNNLARDDWETDSTVVDQYTRLNALLQGRQAETDERRYQNNRAIEATVNARAAYMDRLRFTIKSYSKNIKQLGELAGIEVHTDPVKLENDDIQLAQAGLHVRFKFDGKGPIGMNDGEASGGQQVMKSLILLIGLLKSDDGSGGFVFIDEPFAHLDIRNIQLVGEFLKNTDAQYLMTTPLTHNTDVYDPSELTLITSKKKKDTEWAQPIFVLQRKTEKNKTAKT
- a CDS encoding N-acetyltransferase; this translates as MHSLAQTNTIIGMPLDVPRQNKADAFRRQPPVYPWPNKQIPGFKVKLVNSRNDRETINMLVNERFSSRGYAHPEASKTGNILSLQATIENRVVGTLSVQFDAGEGLPLDKLYQFELDSLRRRGAKLCQFTKLAIEKEVKSRSVLASLFHLAEIWALRVRQYNYICIEVNPRHVAFYQRMLKFTVLSDVRDNQQVQAPSVLLGIDLHYVARMIEIFGGKPELADTERSFYPYLFSPEEEARLAARMQGMSEQYE